Proteins from one Nakamurella multipartita DSM 44233 genomic window:
- a CDS encoding cation transporter, with protein sequence MATVPLSLPSAGPDAARRAVLSRRIRWFVTATIAYNVIEAVVAISAGTVASSSALIGFGLDSVIEVTSAAAVAWQFAAKDPQARERTALRIIAWSFFALAAYVAFDAVTSLFGDTQARHSTVGLILAAVSLLVMPWLSWGQRRAGRQLNSRSAVADSKQTLLCTYLSGVLLVGLALNSLLGWSWADPIAALVIAAVAVKEGRDAWKGDACCAPTPADRAVSAPIAAAGEVAGCGGGCDCCR encoded by the coding sequence ATGGCCACGGTGCCGTTGTCGTTGCCGTCGGCGGGTCCGGATGCGGCTCGTCGAGCGGTGTTGTCGCGGCGGATCCGGTGGTTCGTGACGGCCACGATCGCCTACAACGTGATCGAGGCGGTCGTTGCGATCAGCGCCGGCACGGTCGCGTCGTCGTCGGCGCTGATCGGGTTCGGTCTGGACTCGGTCATCGAAGTGACATCGGCGGCCGCGGTGGCGTGGCAGTTCGCCGCGAAAGACCCGCAGGCCCGGGAACGGACCGCGCTGCGGATCATCGCCTGGTCGTTCTTCGCGCTCGCCGCCTATGTCGCCTTTGACGCGGTCACCTCGCTGTTCGGTGACACGCAGGCTCGCCATTCCACGGTCGGGCTGATACTTGCCGCGGTGAGCCTATTGGTGATGCCCTGGCTGTCCTGGGGGCAGCGCCGCGCCGGCCGGCAGCTCAACTCACGGTCCGCGGTGGCGGACTCCAAGCAGACACTGTTGTGCACCTACCTGTCGGGGGTGCTGCTGGTCGGTTTGGCGTTGAACTCGCTGCTGGGCTGGTCCTGGGCGGACCCGATCGCCGCGCTGGTCATCGCCGCGGTGGCCGTCAAAGAAGGCCGGGATGCGTGGAAGGGCGACGCCTGCTGCGCCCCGACACCGGCTGATCGAGCCGTTTCCGCTCCGATCGCGGCCGCCGGTGAGGTGGCCGGCTGTGGCGGCGGGTGCGATTGCTGCCGGTGA
- a CDS encoding ArsR/SmtB family transcription factor yields MELLSHAPVLARFGHALSDPTRVRVLLALRETPGYPAELAELLGVSRQSLSNHLGCLRGCGLVVAVPEGRRTRYELADGRLGHALTDLLGVVLAVDPAHCAVDSDGCC; encoded by the coding sequence GTGGAACTTCTCTCGCATGCCCCGGTGTTGGCCCGGTTCGGGCACGCGCTGTCGGATCCGACGCGGGTGCGGGTGTTGTTGGCGTTGCGGGAAACGCCGGGTTATCCGGCGGAACTGGCTGAGCTTCTCGGGGTTTCGCGTCAAAGTCTGTCGAACCATCTTGGGTGTCTGCGTGGTTGCGGGTTGGTGGTCGCGGTGCCGGAGGGCCGGCGCACCCGGTATGAGCTGGCTGACGGCAGGCTTGGGCACGCGTTGACGGACCTGCTTGGGGTGGTCCTCGCGGTCGACCCGGCGCATTGCGCGGTCGACTCTGATGGGTGCTGCTGA
- a CDS encoding hemerythrin domain-containing protein gives MIAKLSKEHEDIAACAYRLTAAHRDGDVEAGRAAAHELAGKLHPHARREENGVFAEMKKDDLFTEHIEELCAEHDELDRHIDAIVAGDLSHVPHLVLLLKSHIDREENGLFPSALAYLSDDQWESIHSPTLMQD, from the coding sequence ATGATCGCCAAGCTCAGCAAGGAACATGAGGACATCGCCGCCTGTGCTTACCGGCTGACCGCTGCCCACCGAGACGGTGACGTCGAGGCCGGCCGGGCCGCCGCCCACGAGCTCGCCGGCAAGCTGCACCCGCACGCCCGGCGGGAGGAAAACGGTGTGTTCGCCGAAATGAAAAAGGACGACCTATTCACTGAGCACATCGAGGAACTGTGCGCCGAGCATGACGAACTCGACCGGCACATCGATGCGATCGTGGCCGGTGATTTGTCGCACGTGCCCCATCTTGTGTTGCTTCTCAAGAGTCATATCGATCGAGAAGAAAATGGTCTCTTCCCGTCCGCGTTGGCCTACTTGTCCGATGACCAGTGGGAAAGCATTCACAGCCCTACCCTGATGCAGGACTGA
- the narJ gene encoding nitrate reductase molybdenum cofactor assembly chaperone, with the protein MRLRRRETDRTADRRVIWQSASLLLAYPDEAWVDRLALVRAAIRALPPAAGEPLRRSVDRLAEQPTVDAAIRYVDTFDWRRRRTLFLTYYTAGDTRGRGVALLEFASAYRAVGAVPPAGELPDHLAVVLEFAATVDEDAGYRLLADHRTSIDLLHEGLQAMDSAYADVVQAVAATLPPPGEQDLLLARRLIMQGPPAEAVGLDPYPLAGPAAPAGPRSGPVDLLLGPNPRFAAGKAL; encoded by the coding sequence ATGAGACTGCGCCGCCGAGAGACCGACCGAACCGCCGACCGCCGGGTGATCTGGCAGTCCGCGTCCCTGCTGCTGGCCTACCCCGACGAGGCCTGGGTCGACCGGTTGGCCCTGGTTCGCGCGGCGATCCGGGCGCTGCCGCCGGCCGCCGGAGAGCCGTTGCGTCGCAGCGTGGACCGGCTCGCCGAGCAGCCGACGGTCGACGCCGCCATCCGGTACGTCGACACGTTCGACTGGCGCCGCCGGCGCACGCTGTTCCTGACGTACTACACGGCCGGTGACACCCGCGGCCGCGGCGTGGCCCTGCTGGAGTTCGCGTCGGCCTACCGGGCGGTCGGGGCGGTCCCGCCGGCCGGTGAGCTGCCCGACCATCTGGCGGTGGTGCTCGAGTTCGCCGCCACCGTCGACGAGGACGCCGGGTACCGGCTGCTCGCCGACCACCGGACGTCGATCGACCTGCTGCACGAGGGGTTGCAGGCCATGGACTCCGCGTACGCGGACGTCGTGCAGGCGGTGGCCGCGACGCTACCGCCGCCCGGCGAGCAGGACCTGCTGCTGGCCCGCCGGTTGATCATGCAGGGTCCGCCGGCGGAGGCGGTCGGCCTCGACCCGTACCCGCTGGCCGGGCCGGCCGCCCCGGCCGGTCCCCGGTCCGGCCCGGTCGACCTGCTGCTCGGCCCGAACCCGAGATTTGCCGCTGGGAAGGCACTGTGA
- the narH gene encoding nitrate reductase subunit beta, whose product MRVMAQLAMVMNLDKCIGCHTCSVTCKQAWTNRSGVEYVWFNNVETRPGQGYPRTYENQDRWEGGWVRDSRGRLRLRAGGRFKKLLNIFSNPKMPSIEDYYEPWTYDYENLTTAPLGEHMPTAPPRSLLSGEPMKVTWSANWDDNLGGSPEILAGDPVLAQVSDKIKLELEQAFMFYLPRICEHCLNPSCVASCPSGAMYKRAEDGIVLVDQDKCRGWRMCVSGCPYKKVYFNHRTGKAEKCTFCYPRIEVGLPTVCSETCVGRLRYLGLLLYDADKVLAAASTEREQDLYQAQLDLLLDPSDPAVAAAARENGVTDEWLEAARRSPVYALIKQYQVALPLHPEYRTMPMVWYVPPLSPVVDAISREAHDGEDVDNLFGAISALRIPIEYLAGLFTAGDTAPVDRVLRTLAAMRAYMRDHNLEREPDPSIPASVGMSEESMYEMYRLLAIAKYEQRYVIPTAYAAQGHRLEESVTDCALDFDGGPGMYDSGPFGEASGSPVPVAVETFQALRERQTTEELGVRGGHRSRVNLLNWDGKGTPESMFTPRPGSPRATGREEQA is encoded by the coding sequence ATGCGTGTGATGGCGCAACTGGCCATGGTGATGAACCTGGACAAGTGCATCGGCTGCCACACCTGCTCGGTGACCTGCAAGCAGGCCTGGACCAACCGGTCCGGGGTCGAGTACGTGTGGTTCAACAACGTGGAAACCCGCCCCGGGCAGGGCTATCCGCGCACCTACGAGAATCAGGACCGCTGGGAGGGTGGCTGGGTCCGCGACTCGCGCGGCCGGCTCCGGCTGCGGGCCGGCGGGCGGTTCAAGAAGCTGCTGAACATCTTCTCGAACCCGAAGATGCCCTCGATCGAGGACTACTACGAGCCCTGGACCTACGACTACGAGAACCTGACGACCGCGCCGCTGGGCGAGCACATGCCGACGGCCCCGCCCCGCAGCCTGCTCTCCGGCGAGCCGATGAAGGTGACCTGGTCGGCGAACTGGGACGACAACCTCGGCGGTTCTCCGGAGATCCTGGCCGGTGACCCGGTGCTCGCCCAGGTCAGCGACAAGATCAAGCTGGAACTCGAGCAGGCGTTCATGTTCTACCTGCCCCGAATCTGCGAGCACTGCCTGAACCCGTCGTGCGTGGCGTCGTGCCCGTCCGGGGCGATGTACAAGCGGGCCGAGGACGGCATCGTGCTGGTCGACCAGGACAAGTGCCGCGGCTGGCGGATGTGCGTGTCCGGCTGCCCCTACAAGAAGGTGTACTTCAACCACCGGACCGGCAAGGCCGAGAAGTGCACGTTCTGCTACCCGCGGATCGAGGTGGGTTTACCCACCGTGTGTTCCGAGACCTGTGTGGGCCGGCTGCGCTACCTCGGGCTGCTGCTGTACGACGCCGACAAGGTGCTGGCCGCCGCCTCGACCGAACGCGAGCAGGACCTGTACCAGGCCCAGTTGGACCTGCTGCTGGACCCGTCCGACCCGGCCGTGGCCGCCGCCGCCCGGGAGAACGGCGTCACCGACGAGTGGTTGGAGGCCGCGCGCCGATCGCCGGTGTACGCGTTGATCAAGCAGTACCAGGTGGCGCTGCCGCTGCATCCGGAATACCGCACCATGCCGATGGTCTGGTACGTGCCGCCGCTGTCGCCGGTCGTCGACGCGATCAGCCGGGAGGCGCACGACGGCGAGGACGTGGACAACCTGTTCGGTGCGATCTCGGCGTTGCGCATCCCGATCGAGTACCTGGCCGGGTTGTTCACCGCCGGCGACACCGCGCCGGTCGACCGGGTGCTGCGCACGCTGGCGGCCATGCGCGCCTACATGCGTGACCACAACCTGGAACGCGAGCCGGACCCCTCGATCCCGGCCTCGGTGGGGATGAGCGAGGAATCGATGTACGAGATGTACCGGCTGCTGGCGATCGCCAAGTACGAGCAGCGGTACGTCATCCCGACCGCCTACGCGGCCCAGGGCCATCGGCTGGAGGAGTCGGTGACCGATTGCGCGCTGGACTTCGACGGGGGGCCGGGCATGTACGACTCCGGCCCGTTCGGCGAGGCCAGCGGGTCACCGGTACCGGTCGCGGTGGAGACGTTCCAGGCGTTGCGGGAACGGCAGACCACCGAGGAGCTCGGCGTGCGCGGGGGCCACCGGTCCCGGGTCAACCTGCTCAACTGGGACGGCAAGGGGACCCCGGAGTCGATGTTCACCCCGCGGCCCGGCTCGCCCCGGGCGACCGGACGCGAGGAGCAGGCATGA
- a CDS encoding nitrate reductase subunit alpha, protein MNAGTDGPVADLLLRSGRFFTTGEVSADRRTITKSGGREGDVFYRDRWSHDKVVRSTHGVNCTGSCSWKVYVKDGIITWETQETDYPSVGPDRPEYEPRGCPRGAAFSWYTYSPTRVRYPYARGVLVQMFREARTRLGDPVLAWAEIQDDPERRRRYQQARGKGGLVRVSWDEACEMIAAAHVHTIKRYGPDRIAGFSPIPAMSMVSHAAGSRFVELMGGAMTSFYDWYADLPVASPQVFGDQTDVPESGDWWDASYLMLWGSNVPVTRTPDAHWMAEVRYRGTKVVTVSPDYADNTKFADEWMPCAAGTDGALGMAMGHVILREFLVEKRTPFFVDYVRQYTDLPFLIALEERDGAYVPGKNLTAADLGDESEGAAFKPVLVDGRTGEVVAPHGSLGFRYTDSGVGKWNLDLAGVVPQLTVLADPGESVPVLLTRFDTPDGRAAVLTRGVPVRRVGDRLCCTVFDLMLAQYGVHRSGLPGSWPAGYDDAAEPYTPAWQEPITGVSAAQAIRVAREFARNAEESGGRSMIIMGAGICQWFHGDATYRAILAMLILTGSMGRNGGGWAHYVGQEKCRPITGWATMAMASDWVRPPRQMIGTGYWYAHTDQWRYDGYRADALASPLGRGRFAGMHTMDVLAASVAMGWMPFFPQFDRSSLDLADEAAAAGVPAPQYVAAQLASGQLKLAVTDPDDPGNWPRVLTAWRANLLGSSSKGNEYFLRHLLGTTSNLRADPTPEPLRPRDVTWVDRTPAGKLDLMLSLDFRMTSTTLLSDVVLPAATWYEKADLSSTDMHPYVHAFSPAIDPPWETRSDFDAFHTIARVFSRLAATHLGVRQDVVMTPLQHDTPGETAYPHGTQRDWRATGEVPVPGRTMGQIAVVTRDYPALAQQWETLGPLVDTLGVTTKAVTVIPDREVGELAARHGVMDHGAGAGRPAIDTAVKMADTILALAGTTNGRLAVEGFRQLERRTGRPLVHLAEGSEEKRISYADTAARPVPVITSPEWSGSETGGRRYAPFTVNVEELKPWHTLTGRMHFYVDHDWMEELGEQLPVFRPPLDIQGLFGEPRIGDTTEGLGLCVRYLTPHSKWSIHSEYQDNLFMLSLSRGGPTMWISGADAAKIGVADNDWVEAVNRNGVMVLRAIVSHRMPEGVVYVHHAQERTIDMPLTETTGTRGGIHNSLTRLLVKPTHLAGGYAQMSFAFNYLGPTGNQRDEVTMVRRRSQEVQY, encoded by the coding sequence TTGAACGCCGGAACCGACGGTCCCGTCGCCGATCTGCTGCTGCGCAGCGGTCGCTTCTTCACCACGGGTGAGGTGTCCGCCGACCGGCGCACCATCACCAAGTCCGGCGGACGCGAGGGCGACGTCTTCTACCGGGACCGCTGGAGCCACGACAAGGTGGTGCGCTCCACGCACGGGGTGAACTGCACCGGTTCCTGCTCGTGGAAGGTGTACGTCAAGGACGGCATCATCACTTGGGAGACGCAGGAGACCGATTATCCCAGTGTCGGTCCCGACCGGCCGGAGTACGAGCCGCGTGGCTGCCCGCGCGGCGCGGCCTTCTCCTGGTACACCTACTCGCCCACGCGCGTCCGCTACCCGTACGCCCGGGGCGTGCTGGTGCAGATGTTCCGGGAGGCCCGGACCCGGTTGGGCGACCCGGTGCTGGCCTGGGCCGAGATCCAGGACGATCCGGAGCGTCGCCGCCGCTACCAGCAGGCCCGCGGCAAGGGCGGCCTGGTCCGGGTGAGCTGGGACGAGGCGTGCGAGATGATCGCCGCCGCCCACGTGCACACCATCAAGCGCTACGGGCCGGACCGGATCGCCGGCTTCTCGCCGATCCCGGCCATGTCCATGGTCTCGCACGCGGCCGGCTCCCGGTTCGTCGAGCTGATGGGCGGGGCGATGACCTCGTTCTACGACTGGTACGCCGACCTGCCGGTGGCCTCACCGCAGGTGTTCGGCGATCAGACCGACGTGCCCGAGTCCGGGGACTGGTGGGACGCCTCCTATCTCATGCTGTGGGGCTCCAACGTCCCGGTCACCCGGACCCCGGACGCGCACTGGATGGCCGAGGTCCGCTACCGCGGCACCAAGGTCGTCACGGTCAGTCCCGACTACGCCGACAACACGAAGTTCGCCGACGAGTGGATGCCCTGCGCGGCCGGCACCGACGGCGCGCTGGGCATGGCCATGGGGCACGTCATCCTGCGGGAATTCCTGGTGGAGAAGCGCACCCCGTTCTTTGTCGACTACGTCCGGCAGTACACCGATCTGCCGTTCCTGATCGCGTTGGAGGAGCGGGACGGGGCCTACGTGCCCGGCAAGAACCTGACCGCCGCCGACCTCGGGGACGAATCCGAAGGCGCGGCCTTCAAGCCGGTCCTGGTGGACGGCCGCACCGGCGAGGTGGTCGCGCCCCACGGATCTCTCGGGTTCCGTTATACGGACTCGGGGGTGGGCAAATGGAACCTGGACCTGGCCGGGGTCGTGCCGCAGCTGACCGTGCTGGCCGATCCCGGCGAGTCGGTGCCGGTGCTGCTCACCCGGTTCGACACCCCGGACGGCCGGGCGGCGGTGCTCACCCGCGGGGTCCCGGTGCGCCGGGTGGGGGACCGGCTGTGCTGCACGGTGTTCGATCTGATGCTGGCCCAGTACGGGGTCCACCGGTCCGGGCTGCCGGGCAGCTGGCCGGCCGGATACGACGACGCCGCCGAGCCCTACACGCCGGCCTGGCAGGAGCCGATCACCGGGGTGTCCGCGGCCCAGGCGATCCGGGTGGCCCGCGAGTTCGCCCGCAACGCCGAGGAATCCGGCGGCCGCTCGATGATCATCATGGGCGCCGGGATCTGCCAGTGGTTCCACGGCGATGCCACCTACCGGGCCATCCTGGCGATGTTGATCCTGACCGGGTCGATGGGTCGCAACGGTGGCGGCTGGGCCCACTACGTCGGCCAGGAGAAGTGCCGGCCGATCACCGGTTGGGCGACCATGGCGATGGCTAGCGACTGGGTGCGCCCGCCGCGGCAGATGATTGGCACCGGTTACTGGTACGCGCACACCGACCAGTGGCGCTACGACGGGTACCGGGCCGACGCCCTGGCCTCGCCGCTGGGCCGGGGCCGGTTCGCCGGGATGCACACCATGGACGTGCTGGCCGCATCCGTGGCCATGGGGTGGATGCCGTTCTTCCCCCAATTCGACCGCAGCAGCCTGGATCTGGCCGACGAGGCGGCAGCCGCCGGAGTGCCGGCGCCGCAGTACGTCGCCGCGCAGCTGGCGTCCGGACAGCTCAAGCTGGCCGTCACCGACCCGGACGACCCGGGCAACTGGCCGCGGGTGCTCACCGCCTGGCGGGCCAACCTGCTCGGCTCGTCCAGCAAGGGCAACGAGTACTTCCTGCGGCACCTGCTCGGGACGACCTCGAACCTGCGGGCCGACCCGACACCGGAGCCGTTGCGGCCGCGGGACGTCACCTGGGTCGACCGGACACCGGCGGGCAAGCTCGATCTGATGCTGTCGCTGGACTTCCGGATGACCTCGACCACCCTGCTCTCGGATGTCGTGCTGCCCGCGGCCACCTGGTACGAGAAGGCCGACCTGTCCTCCACCGACATGCACCCGTACGTGCACGCGTTCAGCCCGGCCATCGACCCGCCGTGGGAGACCCGGTCGGACTTCGACGCGTTCCACACCATCGCCCGGGTCTTCTCCCGGCTGGCGGCCACTCATCTGGGCGTGCGGCAGGACGTGGTGATGACGCCGCTGCAGCACGACACCCCGGGGGAGACCGCCTACCCGCACGGCACGCAACGGGACTGGCGGGCCACCGGGGAGGTGCCGGTGCCGGGCCGGACGATGGGGCAGATCGCCGTCGTCACCCGCGACTACCCGGCGCTGGCCCAGCAGTGGGAGACGTTGGGTCCGCTGGTGGACACCCTCGGGGTGACGACCAAGGCGGTCACCGTCATCCCAGATCGGGAGGTCGGCGAGCTGGCCGCGCGGCACGGAGTGATGGATCACGGGGCCGGAGCGGGACGCCCGGCCATCGACACCGCGGTGAAGATGGCCGACACCATCCTGGCCCTGGCCGGCACGACCAACGGCCGGCTGGCGGTCGAGGGTTTCCGGCAGCTGGAGCGGCGGACCGGACGCCCGCTGGTGCACCTGGCCGAGGGCAGCGAGGAGAAGCGGATCAGCTACGCCGACACCGCCGCCCGCCCGGTCCCGGTGATCACCAGCCCCGAGTGGTCGGGCAGCGAGACCGGCGGCCGGCGCTACGCGCCGTTCACCGTGAACGTGGAGGAGCTCAAGCCCTGGCACACCCTCACCGGCCGCATGCACTTCTACGTCGATCACGACTGGATGGAGGAGCTGGGCGAGCAGTTGCCGGTGTTCCGGCCGCCGCTGGACATCCAGGGCCTGTTCGGCGAGCCCCGGATCGGCGACACTACCGAGGGTCTGGGCCTGTGCGTGCGGTACCTGACCCCGCACTCCAAATGGTCCATCCATTCCGAGTACCAGGACAACCTGTTCATGCTCTCGCTGTCCCGGGGCGGGCCGACCATGTGGATCAGCGGCGCCGACGCCGCCAAGATCGGGGTGGCCGACAACGACTGGGTCGAGGCGGTCAACCGCAACGGGGTGATGGTGTTGCGGGCCATCGTGTCCCACCGGATGCCCGAGGGGGTGGTCTACGTGCACCACGCCCAGGAACGGACCATCGACATGCCGCTGACCGAGACCACCGGCACCCGGGGCGGCATTCACAACTCGCTGACCCGGTTGCTGGTCAAGCCCACCCATCTGGCCGGCGGCTACGCCCAGATGTCCTTCGCGTTCAACTATCTCGGGCCGACCGGGAACCAGCGTGACGAGGTCACCATGGTTCGCCGGCGCTCGCAGGAGGTGCAGTACTGA
- a CDS encoding nitrate/nitrite transporter, producing the protein MTGQGRNLALATWTFAINFWAWNLIGPLSTPYAAAMSLSSTQTALLVATPILVGSVGRIPVGALTDRYGGRMMFIIVSVASIVPVLLVAFAGSIDSYVLLLIFGFFLGIAGTTFAVGIPFVNAWYPPARRGFATGVFGAGMGGTALSAFFTPRFVNWFGYVTAHLIIAAALAGTAVLVMVAMKDSPSWKPNTAPVIPKLRAAGKLAITWQMAFLYAVCFGGFVAFSTYLPTYLKTIYDFSATDAGTRTAGFALAAVVARPIGGILSDRVGPKAIVLTSLIGSGALAAVEITQPPAELAAGASFVALAFFLGIGTGGVFAWVARSAPPEKVGTVTGIVGAAGGLGGYFPPLVMGATYDSTGNDYTVGLALLVATCLVAAIVTAWRLHVRPAGASPGGKN; encoded by the coding sequence ATGACCGGGCAGGGACGCAACCTCGCGTTGGCGACCTGGACGTTCGCGATCAACTTCTGGGCCTGGAACCTGATCGGGCCGCTGTCCACGCCGTACGCCGCCGCGATGTCGCTGTCCAGCACGCAGACCGCGTTGCTGGTGGCCACGCCGATCCTGGTGGGGTCGGTCGGGCGAATACCGGTCGGCGCCCTCACCGATCGTTATGGCGGCCGAATGATGTTCATCATCGTCTCGGTCGCGTCCATTGTCCCGGTCCTGCTGGTCGCCTTCGCCGGGTCCATCGACTCCTATGTTCTGTTGCTGATTTTCGGCTTCTTCCTGGGTATTGCCGGGACCACCTTCGCCGTGGGTATCCCGTTCGTCAACGCGTGGTACCCGCCGGCCCGCCGCGGTTTTGCCACCGGAGTTTTCGGCGCGGGAATGGGTGGGACGGCATTGTCCGCCTTCTTCACCCCGCGTTTCGTGAATTGGTTCGGCTACGTCACCGCGCACCTGATCATCGCCGCGGCGCTGGCCGGCACGGCGGTGCTGGTGATGGTAGCAATGAAGGATTCGCCCAGCTGGAAGCCGAACACGGCCCCGGTGATCCCCAAACTCAGGGCGGCCGGCAAGCTGGCCATCACCTGGCAGATGGCGTTCCTGTACGCGGTGTGCTTCGGCGGCTTCGTCGCCTTCAGCACCTACCTGCCGACCTATCTCAAGACCATCTACGACTTCTCCGCCACCGACGCCGGGACCCGTACCGCGGGGTTCGCGCTGGCGGCGGTCGTCGCCCGGCCGATCGGCGGGATCCTGTCCGACCGGGTCGGTCCCAAGGCGATCGTGTTGACCTCGCTGATCGGGTCCGGGGCGCTGGCCGCCGTCGAGATCACGCAGCCGCCGGCGGAACTGGCGGCGGGGGCGTCGTTCGTCGCGCTGGCCTTTTTCCTGGGCATCGGCACCGGCGGGGTCTTCGCCTGGGTGGCGCGGTCCGCGCCGCCGGAGAAGGTGGGTACGGTCACCGGGATCGTCGGCGCGGCCGGGGGTCTGGGCGGGTACTTCCCGCCGTTGGTGATGGGGGCGACCTACGACTCGACCGGCAACGACTACACCGTCGGTCTTGCGCTGCTCGTGGCCACCTGCCTGGTGGCGGCGATCGTCACCGCCTGGCGGCTGCATGTGCGGCCGGCCGGCGCGAGCCCCGGAGGGAAGAATTGA
- a CDS encoding HPP family protein translates to MDPVHRRVALLSVWDHTSHGHRTDRIDQRTNGPPAAMPRDAPTVATRRAVAFQHVRTGGMAAHHFVVRWLGSWRPQSLPYRRSEMIRGTLGSLLGLLTGGLAGWLLDVGPTGLPALVAPMGASAVLLFAAPASPLAQPWPMLGGNIISTVIGVATARLIGNGTPVGSITAAAVAVAAAIAVMMMLRCLHPPGGACALFAAVGTGAVQEQGFLFAVFPIAVNSLTLLIIAAAVNNLTGRTYPHVPAPVPDPAGTGQRLSIQPSEITAAIRRMDQGLDVLPQDIVALVRDVEDHAMDRRLGRLRVESVMTREVKTVQPTENMYRVRMIMSNDLVKAVPVVDEDRHVVGITTIYDLFRLDLVNLDPVSKYMTSPVRTIRGSAPVAELVALMSGEGLRHIPVVDEVGRLQGIVSRTELIAVLHRALVDATTGPVEPEENT, encoded by the coding sequence GTGGATCCCGTGCATCGCCGGGTTGCGCTGCTGAGCGTTTGGGATCATACGAGTCATGGACACCGGACGGACCGCATCGACCAGCGAACCAACGGGCCCCCGGCCGCGATGCCGCGGGACGCGCCCACCGTCGCCACCCGCCGGGCCGTCGCTTTCCAACACGTGAGGACGGGCGGAATGGCTGCACATCATTTCGTCGTGCGCTGGCTTGGTTCCTGGCGGCCGCAATCCCTGCCCTACCGCCGATCGGAGATGATCCGCGGGACGCTGGGCTCGTTGCTCGGGCTGCTCACAGGCGGCCTGGCCGGGTGGCTGTTGGACGTGGGTCCCACGGGCCTGCCCGCCCTCGTTGCCCCGATGGGGGCCTCCGCGGTGCTGCTGTTCGCCGCACCAGCAAGCCCACTTGCACAGCCGTGGCCGATGCTCGGGGGAAACATCATCTCCACCGTCATCGGGGTGGCGACCGCGCGGCTGATCGGCAACGGTACACCCGTCGGAAGCATCACCGCAGCGGCCGTCGCCGTCGCCGCGGCTATCGCGGTGATGATGATGCTGCGCTGCCTGCATCCACCCGGTGGCGCCTGCGCGTTGTTCGCCGCTGTGGGCACCGGCGCCGTACAGGAGCAGGGCTTTCTGTTCGCCGTGTTCCCGATCGCGGTGAACAGTCTGACCTTGCTGATCATCGCGGCCGCCGTCAACAACCTGACCGGGCGGACGTACCCGCATGTGCCCGCGCCGGTGCCGGATCCGGCTGGCACGGGCCAACGTCTTTCGATCCAGCCCAGCGAGATCACCGCGGCGATTCGCCGGATGGACCAGGGTCTGGACGTGCTTCCGCAGGACATCGTGGCACTCGTCCGCGACGTCGAGGACCATGCAATGGACCGGCGGCTGGGCCGGTTGCGGGTGGAGTCGGTGATGACCCGCGAGGTCAAGACCGTCCAGCCGACCGAGAACATGTACCGGGTACGAATGATCATGTCGAACGACCTGGTCAAGGCGGTCCCCGTCGTCGACGAGGACCGTCACGTGGTCGGCATCACCACCATCTACGACCTCTTCCGCCTCGATCTGGTCAACCTCGACCCCGTGAGCAAGTACATGACGTCCCCGGTCCGGACAATCCGGGGTTCAGCGCCGGTCGCCGAGCTCGTCGCGCTGATGAGCGGGGAAGGACTGCGCCACATTCCCGTGGTGGATGAGGTCGGACGGCTGCAGGGAATCGTGAGCCGCACCGAGCTGATCGCCGTTCTGCACCGCGCCTTGGTCGACGCCACCACCGGGCCGGTCGAACCGGAGGAGAACACGTGA
- a CDS encoding phosphoribosyltransferase, with the protein MRQTIPLYRDRAAAGLVLAEKLMKYAGQNVAVFGVGASGVLVAAPVAEALGADLDVVAVRQLTVPGQPDQVWGAVAVLGDCVQIVAEHRSDRERSRSVELTDTVRQCDLSQLRQLENTYRAGRPSEQVTGRLVIVVGDGLTSLATMRAAASAVRRHHPARLVIALPTGTPQVRRMLSKAADEVVCSLSLGLLHAESVYSEDAGISVGDVRRLLSAQAAGATTV; encoded by the coding sequence ATGCGACAAACGATTCCGCTGTACCGCGATCGTGCGGCCGCCGGGCTAGTACTCGCCGAGAAATTGATGAAGTATGCCGGTCAAAATGTCGCCGTATTCGGCGTCGGCGCGAGTGGTGTCCTAGTCGCGGCACCCGTTGCCGAGGCGTTGGGCGCCGATCTAGATGTCGTGGCGGTCCGGCAGCTGACCGTGCCCGGCCAACCGGATCAGGTTTGGGGAGCCGTCGCAGTACTCGGTGACTGTGTGCAGATCGTCGCCGAGCACCGCAGCGACCGGGAACGGTCGCGATCGGTCGAATTGACGGACACCGTGCGTCAGTGCGACCTGAGCCAGCTGCGTCAACTCGAGAACACCTACCGAGCCGGCCGGCCGTCCGAACAGGTCACCGGCCGGCTGGTCATCGTGGTGGGCGACGGGCTCACCAGCCTCGCGACCATGCGGGCCGCCGCCTCCGCCGTGCGCCGGCATCACCCCGCCCGGCTGGTCATCGCCCTTCCAACCGGCACCCCGCAAGTGCGTCGGATGCTCAGCAAAGCCGCCGACGAGGTGGTCTGCTCATTGTCCCTTGGACTGCTTCACGCCGAGTCGGTGTACAGCGAGGATGCCGGCATCAGCGTCGGTGACGTCAGGCGTCTGCTCTCCGCCCAAGCGGCCGGGGCGACGACTGTGTGA